The Candidatus Acidiferrales bacterium nucleotide sequence CCTTGAGGCGGACTTTGTTGTCTTCGATGGTTACGCTGAATTCGACTCGCTGAACGCCTTGCTTTTTCAGATCACCGGCCTTGTGTGCCAGAAATTCGCGGAACTGGTCGAGAGTCGTGTGGCGGCCGCTCTCGCCAAGCTTTTCCCGGGCGGCCAGCATGGCGTGGTAGAGCCGTTCTACCTTGTCCGTTTCATGCTTTGGGTCGCGACAGACCACGCTGACGGTCGTATCGTCAAGAGCCTTCCGGGCGGCGGCAGCGCGGGCGGCGCGATCGGCTTCCAGCGCCCTGGCCGTCGCGCCGTAGTGATGGGGGGCGCGGCCTTCCTCGCGCTGCTTGAGCTTCTGCCGCCAAACCGTCCACTGCTTGGCGAAGGTTGCCGCCAGGTTGTTGTAGCGGAAGCGCTGCCTGTATTTCATCTCGGACTGGTCGAGGTATCTTTTGATGAGTTGCTCGACGCGCCATTGCGTGTCTGAGGGCGGTCGCGGCGACCCGCCGTTGAAGTACACCTCGTACTCAATCTTCAAGCGGCGAAGCTCTTTTTCAAGTTGGAAAAGGTCCTCGTCGATGGTTGCCATGCGGCTCCCGGGAGGAAGGCAGGAAAATATTACGGCTGCCTTATCCAATGCGTCAACCGCCAAGTTGACGCTCCCTGAGGCGTGTGTTCAAATAGCGTCTTGTCATGAAAGAAAGCTCGAAGGCAGAGCTGCTGCGCCAGCTTCCGGCAGTGGATGAGCTGGTGGATCGCCCGGGTGTGGCGGCGCAGGTATCCGAAGCCGGACACGAACTGGCGGTGAAAGTCGCCCGCGCCCTCCTCGACCGCCTGCGGCAGGAGATCGCGGGCGCTTCCGAGGCGGTGGACGCGGACGTGGCCCGGGTAGAAGAACTGCTCGCCGACGAGCTCAAGGCAGCCGTCAACTACTCGCTCCAGCCGATGGTCAACGCTACCGGCGTCGTCCTCCACACCAATCTGGGGCGGGCGCCGCTGGGAGAGAAGGCGCTCAAGCACCTCGTTGAAACCGCTGGCCGCTATTCCAACCTGGAATACGATCTCGCCGCCGGCCGGCGCGGAAAAAGAGACCAACACACCGGCCGGCTGCTGGCTTCGGTAACGGGCGCCGAGGCTGCCATCGTCGTCAACAACAACGCGGCCGCTGTCTATCTTGTCCTGAACACGCTCGCCGAAGGCGGCGAGGTGGTGGTCTCCCGCGGCGAGCTCATTGAAATTGGCGACGGTTTCCGCATTCCGGAAATCATGGTGAAGTCGGGAGCCATCCTGCGCGAGGTCGGCACCACCAACCGCACGCGCCTTGCCGACTACGAAAACGCCGTCAGTGAAAGAACGCGACTCGTGCTCCGGGTGCATCCCTCGAATTTTCGCATGATCGGTTTTGTCGAGCGTCCTTCGCTGGCCGAGCTCGTTGCCCTCGGAGCGCAACGTACCCTGCCGGTTTACGAAGATTTGGGCTCGGGCTGCCTCGCCGCAGCGGCTCAGAAAGGGACTTTTGACGAACCTACGGTTGAAGCAAGTCTCCGCGCCGGGGTGTCGGTCGTCAGCTTCAGCGGCGACAAGCTGCTCGGCGGGCCGCAAGCGGGCATCCTGGTCGGCAAGAAAGACCTGGTCGAGCGCATCCGCCGCAATCCGATGTTTCGCGCTCTGCGGGTGGACAAACTGACGGTCGCCGCGCTGGAAGCGACCCTGCTCTCTTACCGGCGCGGCGCCCACGACGAGGTTCCGGCGCTCCAAATGTTGCTGACCACGGCAGCGGAAATTGCGCGGCGGTCGGAAGTTTTTGTGGCGCGGCTGCGCCATCATCTGGGCGCTTCGCCGGCTCACATTGAAGTGCAGGAAGGCCAATCGGTCATGGGCGGCGGCTCTACGCCGGAACAATTTCTCCCCACCCACCTCATCGCCATTGCCAGCCCGCACCTTGGCCCGCCGCAGCTCGAAGCTCGCCTGCGCCAGCACCGTCCGGCCATCCTGGCGCGCATCGAAAGCGATCAACTCCTGCTCGACTTGCGAACCGTCTTCCCCGACCAGGAAGAGACGCTCCTGCGCGCTCTGGTAGTGGCTCTTGCCCCGTGAGGCCTGCCCCTTCGTTCCGCCCGCGGCGGACTCAGGGCAGGCGCGGCGGGCTGGCCGATTGAACGAACCCCATGCTGGTTGCTGAAGTCCACCGCCGGAGGCTCCGTCTCATTCAGAAGCCGCAACCCGTCCCGCGACGCGATGAGGCGCTCATCCGCGTTCGCCTGGCAGGAATCTGCAACACCGACATCGAACTCCTGCGGGGTTACCACCGGTTTGGCGGGGTTCCCGGGCATGAATTTGTCGGCCAGGTAGAAACCTGCCCGGAAGCGCGCTGGCTGGGTGAAAGGGTGGTGGGCGAAATCAATCTGGCCTGTAGCCGGTGCGATTTTTGCCGGCGAAACCTTCCGCGGCACTGCCGGCGGCGGACCGTTCTCGGGATCCTCAACAAAGACGGCGCTTTTGCCGAGTACATCACTCTGCCGGTTCAAAATCTCCATCGCGTACCGGATTCGGTTTCGGACCAGGCGGCGGTCTCGGTCGAGCCGCTGGCGGCCGCATGCGAGATCCTCGAGCAGGTGGCGATTGACCGCCGCACCCGGGTGGCAGTGGTGGGCGACGGCAAACTGGCGCAATTGATTGGCCGCGTCCTCAAAACAACCGGCGCCACCGTGACCATGATCGGGAAGCACCCGAACAAATTGCGCCTGGCACGCGAGGCCGGGCTCGAGACCAAACTGGGTCGCGACGTGCCGAAGGATTGGATGGCAGCCTTGGACGTAGTCGTGGAAGCCACCGGCTCGGCCACCGGCATGCCTCTGGCACTGCGGCTGGTGCGCCCGCGAGGCACGGTGGTCTGGAAGTCCACGTTTCACGGCACCGCGCAATTCGATGCTGCGCCGCTGGTCGTCAACGAGATCACCGTGGTTGGCTCGCGTTGCGGGCCCTTCGAGCGCGCCATCGACTTGCTTCGCCGGAAAAAGGTCGATCCCCTGCCGCTCGTCGAGCGCACCTTCCCTCTCTCCGAAGCCCCCCGGGCCATCGCGTTTGCCCAACGTCCCGGAGTCCTGAAAGTCCTCCTGGCGCCTTAACCGGCGCTCTCATTCCTTAACGCCTTTCCGCAGTCGGGGGACGGCCCCGAAGCTCTTGGTGTGGGTCAGATTATGAAGCAGCTTCTAATCAGAGAATCCCGTGCCCCAGCGCCAGCCGAAATACGGCCAGGGCAAGGACGGCAACGGAAATCACTTCGCCCAGCACCCCAATTGCTTTCAACCTCCCCCGGGTGACGCCCGCATGGGAAAAGGCGAGCCCCAGAATGGAAGCCGGCACCGAGGTGATCCAGTTGATCCAGCCGAGGAAAGGGATGAGACCGACGAGCAGGAACAAGCCGGACAGAAAAGCAAAAAAGAGACCAATCAAGCTGAGCATGGTGTCAAGGAATAGCGCGGAGCCAGTGCAGCGCCTGACTACTCCGCTCGTTGCACGTAATGTCCATCGCTTGTGTCCACGCGAATGCGATCGCCGGTATGGATAAAGGAGGGGACCTGCACGACCAGGCCGGTTTCGGTTTTGGCGGGCTTCATCACCGCCGACGCGGTCGCGGTGCGCAGCCCGGGCTCCGTTTCCGCTACCCTCAACTCCACCAGTTGGGGCAGGTCAATTCCAATGGGCTTTCCTTCGTGGAACTCAATCTTGAGGCGGACGTTGGCCACCATGTAGTCTCTGGCTTCGCCCACCACTTCCGCCGGCAGCCCGATCTGCTCATACGTTTCCGTGTTCATGAAATAGTAGGTATCGGCGTCGGCATAGAGGTATTCAAATTCGATCTCATCGAGAATGGCCCGCTCCAGCATGTCTTCCGACCGGAAGCGATAGTCAATGATCGAACCGGAGCGAAGGCTCCGCAGGCGCGTTTGGACAAAGCCTCGCTTGTTGCCGGGCGTGCGGTGGTAGAGGCTGAAAACGGAATAGAGTTCGCCGTCGTGCTTGATGACCATGCCCGGGCGCAGTTGTGTCGCCTGCACCATATCCTTATCCTTCCGCTCCTGCCTTCACCCGATAAGCCGGAGAACCTTCCCGACCACCTGGAGATAACTCGCTAGAGCAAGCCTGCTCAAACCAAGAAAATTATAGCAGCCCGCCGCCCGTCCGTCGAGTTTCGTTTTGCGATGGGAGAGCCTACTCACATCGTATCCCCCCTGTGAGGTTGAAGTGTGTGAGTGAGAAGAGGCAGCGGGGGTTGGCCGCCCGTCGCTTGTCACTTCCCAATGTATCGCCGCACTCCGAATAGCACCTCATCGAACATCTTGGTGGTCAGGCGTCCGGTCTGGGTGTTTTGCTGGCTTGGATGGTAGGAGGCAAAAAGGCGCGGCAGGGACGGCGGCAATTCGTAGCTCGCACCATGAGCAAAGCGATAGGCCGCCCGTGAGCCGATGTGTCCTTGCTGCTTCAAGAGCTCGAGATAATTGTCAAAAGCAATCCGGCCAAGGGCGAGCACGGCGCGAACCTTCTTGAGCAGTTTCAGTTCCTCCTCAAGATAAGGCCGGCAGTTCGCCAACTCGCTCCGGGTGGGCTTGTTCCCGGGTGGGGCGCAACGCGCCGCCGCAGTGATGAAACAGCGGCTCAACTGGAGGCCGTCGTCCCGGCTGACCGAGGTCGGCTGATTCGAAAAGCCGGCGCGAAAGAGAGCGGCGTAGAGAAAGTCGCCCGAGCGGTCGCCGGTGAACACGCGGCCGGTGCGGTTGGTGCCGTGGGCCGCGGGCGCGAGGCCAATCAACAAGAGCTCCGCCTCGGGGTCGCCGAATCCCGGCGCGGGCTTGCCCCAATATTCCCAATCGCGGAAAGCAGCTCGCTTCACCCGCGCCATCTTCCGGCAGTGGCGCCGCAGCCGCGGGCACTTCTCGCAAGCAATGATGCGGGCGTTGAGCCGGGCAAGGTGACCGAGAGGATTCACGTCCGCCGTATGAGCCGAAGCGCCACTCATGGGTCAGGCTGCTTCCCGGCCTTCCGCGCCGCCGCCATGATTTTCTCGATTTCGTCCGGGTGGCGGGGCAGCCGCGCGGTCAGGAGCACGGCGCCGTCCTTGGTCACAAGGACGTCGTCTTCAATGCGCACGCCGAGATTCTCTTCCGAGATGTAGATGCCGGGCTCGATCGTAATGATCATGCCGGCTTCGAGCGGGCGGGTTGGCTCGCCGGCGTCGTGAACATCGAGGCCGATATGATGGCCGAGGCCGTGGATAAAATACTTTCCCAGCGGGTCACCATGAAGATCTTTTCCGTGCGAGTTGATGTAGTCGTAGGCGATCTTGTGGAGGCTCTTGTCGCCGGCACGGCCGAGCGACATCCCCGGCTTGACGGCGGCAAGGACGGCGTTCTGCGCCCCAAGAACGATCTCGTAGATCTCGCGCTGCCGCGGGCTGAACTTGCCGTTCACCGGCAACGTCCGGGTGATGTCCGCCGCGTAGCCGGAATAGGCGCCGGCCACATCCAGGACCAGGAGTTCGCCGTCCTTCATCTGCCGCTCGGCTTCTGCGTAGTGAAGCACGGTAGAGTTAAACCCTGAGCCGACGATGGGCGTGTAAGCCGGCTGTTCGCAGCCCGCCTTCTTGAAGGTGTACTCCATCAGCGCGGCAATTTCGTATTCCCAGGCCCCGGGCCGGACCGCTTTCATCGCCGCCAGGTGAGCATCCATGGAGGCTTCGATCGCCTTGCGCAAGAAGGCTTCTTCCCCCGGCGATTTCACCTGTCGCAGGTTGCCGATGATTGCCGTCAGATTGCGATATTCCGGTCCCGGAGCAACCTTCTGAAGCCATTCGAGCCATCGCCGGTTGGGGCTGAACTCGCCCGCCGGGCCGGAAGCAGGGAAAAGGGTGTAAACGATGGGAAAGAGCTTGAGGTACTTCTCCAACTGACCCGATAGCTCCGAAAAGGGCAGGACCGTCTGGAAGCCGCTCTTCCGGGCAACGTCAGCGTCATCGGGGCCGGAGCGAATGCCGTCCCACCGCTCGCGCCCCCGGTCGCGCGGCGGAACGAAAAGCATTTCCTTGTTGAGGCCGGCCGCTCGCGTCGCTTCGCTCTCCGCCGCCAGGAGCATGCCCGCGCCCGGTTCGTTCCACCCCGTCAAGTAGTAGAAATTCGGTTCTTGCCAAAAACGCGCCGCGGGCAGATCAAACTGCGGCTCCCGTCCGGTGAACCCGAACAGCACCACCACCCCGCCTTCGGTCATTCGGCGGAGGTTATCGCGGCGAGACCCAAAGACCGAGGGCGGCTCTTTTTCGAGCGCCCACGAAAAAACCGTGACGGACAGCAGTATGACGAAAAGCAAGAAACCACGGCGGGAACGCATACGCATCGATT carries:
- a CDS encoding alcohol dehydrogenase catalytic domain-containing protein, which gives rise to MLVAEVHRRRLRLIQKPQPVPRRDEALIRVRLAGICNTDIELLRGYHRFGGVPGHEFVGQVETCPEARWLGERVVGEINLACSRCDFCRRNLPRHCRRRTVLGILNKDGAFAEYITLPVQNLHRVPDSVSDQAAVSVEPLAAACEILEQVAIDRRTRVAVVGDGKLAQLIGRVLKTTGATVTMIGKHPNKLRLAREAGLETKLGRDVPKDWMAALDVVVEATGSATGMPLALRLVRPRGTVVWKSTFHGTAQFDAAPLVVNEITVVGSRCGPFERAIDLLRRKKVDPLPLVERTFPLSEAPRAIAFAQRPGVLKVLLAP
- the selA gene encoding L-seryl-tRNA(Sec) selenium transferase, yielding MKESSKAELLRQLPAVDELVDRPGVAAQVSEAGHELAVKVARALLDRLRQEIAGASEAVDADVARVEELLADELKAAVNYSLQPMVNATGVVLHTNLGRAPLGEKALKHLVETAGRYSNLEYDLAAGRRGKRDQHTGRLLASVTGAEAAIVVNNNAAAVYLVLNTLAEGGEVVVSRGELIEIGDGFRIPEIMVKSGAILREVGTTNRTRLADYENAVSERTRLVLRVHPSNFRMIGFVERPSLAELVALGAQRTLPVYEDLGSGCLAAAAQKGTFDEPTVEASLRAGVSVVSFSGDKLLGGPQAGILVGKKDLVERIRRNPMFRALRVDKLTVAALEATLLSYRRGAHDEVPALQMLLTTAAEIARRSEVFVARLRHHLGASPAHIEVQEGQSVMGGGSTPEQFLPTHLIAIASPHLGPPQLEARLRQHRPAILARIESDQLLLDLRTVFPDQEETLLRALVVALAP
- a CDS encoding aminopeptidase P family protein, coding for MRMRSRRGFLLFVILLSVTVFSWALEKEPPSVFGSRRDNLRRMTEGGVVVLFGFTGREPQFDLPAARFWQEPNFYYLTGWNEPGAGMLLAAESEATRAAGLNKEMLFVPPRDRGRERWDGIRSGPDDADVARKSGFQTVLPFSELSGQLEKYLKLFPIVYTLFPASGPAGEFSPNRRWLEWLQKVAPGPEYRNLTAIIGNLRQVKSPGEEAFLRKAIEASMDAHLAAMKAVRPGAWEYEIAALMEYTFKKAGCEQPAYTPIVGSGFNSTVLHYAEAERQMKDGELLVLDVAGAYSGYAADITRTLPVNGKFSPRQREIYEIVLGAQNAVLAAVKPGMSLGRAGDKSLHKIAYDYINSHGKDLHGDPLGKYFIHGLGHHIGLDVHDAGEPTRPLEAGMIITIEPGIYISEENLGVRIEDDVLVTKDGAVLLTARLPRHPDEIEKIMAAARKAGKQPDP
- the efp gene encoding elongation factor P; this encodes MVQATQLRPGMVIKHDGELYSVFSLYHRTPGNKRGFVQTRLRSLRSGSIIDYRFRSEDMLERAILDEIEFEYLYADADTYYFMNTETYEQIGLPAEVVGEARDYMVANVRLKIEFHEGKPIGIDLPQLVELRVAETEPGLRTATASAVMKPAKTETGLVVQVPSFIHTGDRIRVDTSDGHYVQRAE
- a CDS encoding uracil-DNA glycosylase — translated: MSGASAHTADVNPLGHLARLNARIIACEKCPRLRRHCRKMARVKRAAFRDWEYWGKPAPGFGDPEAELLLIGLAPAAHGTNRTGRVFTGDRSGDFLYAALFRAGFSNQPTSVSRDDGLQLSRCFITAAARCAPPGNKPTRSELANCRPYLEEELKLLKKVRAVLALGRIAFDNYLELLKQQGHIGSRAAYRFAHGASYELPPSLPRLFASYHPSQQNTQTGRLTTKMFDEVLFGVRRYIGK
- a CDS encoding MXAN_5187 C-terminal domain-containing protein, with amino-acid sequence MATIDEDLFQLEKELRRLKIEYEVYFNGGSPRPPSDTQWRVEQLIKRYLDQSEMKYRQRFRYNNLAATFAKQWTVWRQKLKQREEGRAPHHYGATARALEADRAARAAAARKALDDTTVSVVCRDPKHETDKVERLYHAMLAAREKLGESGRHTTLDQFREFLAHKAGDLKKQGVQRVEFSVTIEDNKVRLKAKGKN